One Prunus dulcis chromosome 7, ALMONDv2, whole genome shotgun sequence DNA segment encodes these proteins:
- the LOC117634989 gene encoding cystathionine beta-lyase, chloroplastic isoform X2 codes for MAASSSLSFRPLLSSLPTDLNDVGLSPANLVPSFGDSLVSFGLKKATTLRGKRLLLSGNKFKVNCSADREMDVSTSAVVDGVADCLNEIELKEPSISTILMNFENKFDPYNAMNTPLYQTATFKQPSATENGPYDYTRSGNPTRDALESLLAKLDKADRAFCFTSGMAALAAVAHLVGTGEEIVAGDDLYGGSDRLLSQVIPKTGVVVKRVNTSDLDEIASAIGPWTKLVWLESPTNPRQIISDIRKIAEMAHAHGAIVLVDNSIMSPVLSQPLDLGADIVMHSATKFIAGHSDVMAGVLVVKGDSLAKQLYFLQNAEGSGLAPFDCWICLRGIKTMALRVEKQQDNAQKIAEFLASHPRVTQVNYAGLADHPGRALHYSQEV; via the exons ATGGccgcttcttcttctctctcttttaggCCTCTCCTTAGCTCCCTCCCCACCGATCTCAACGACGTC GGTTTATCTCCTGCGAATTTAGTACCAAGCTTTGGGGATTCCCTCGTGAGTTTTGGGTTAAAAAAGGCAACAACGCTGAGGGGAAAGAGGTTGTTGTTGTCTGGAAATAAATTCAAAGTGAATTGTTCAGCTGACAGAGAGATGGATGTGAGCACTTCAGCTGTGGTTGATGGTGTTGCGGACTGCTTAAATG AAATTGAGCTGAAAGAGCCTAGTATTTCAACAATTCTGATGAATTTCGAGAACAAGTTTGATCCTTACAATGCAATGAATACGCCACTTTACCAAACAGCTACTTTTAAGCAG CCTTCAGCAACAGAAAATGGTCCTTATGATTATACCAGAAGTGGAAATCCCACACGGGATGCCTTGGAAAG CCTTTTGGCAAAACTTGATAAAGCAGATCGAGCATTTTGTTTCACTAGTGGAATGGCTGCTCTGGCTGCTGTTGCTCATCTTGTAGGGACAG GTGAGGAGATTGTTGCCGGAGACGACCTGTATGGTGGTTCAGATCGGTTACTGTCACAAGTAATTCCAAAGACTGGAGTTGTGGTGAA ACGAGTGAACACGAGTGATTTAGATGAAATTGCATCTGCTATTGGCCCCTGGACGAAGCTTGTGTGGCTGGAGAGTCCCACCAATCCTCGACAAATAATTTCTGATATTCGC AAAATAGCAGAGATGGCTCATGCACATGGTGCTATTGTGTTAGTGGATAACAGTATAATGTCCCCTGTATTGTCACAGCCACTGGATCTAGGAGCAG ATATTGTTATGCACTCAGCCACTAAGTTTATTGCTGGACATAGTGATGTCATGGCAGGTGTTTTAGTTGTTAAAGGGGATAG CTTGGCAAAACAGCTATATTTCTTACAAAATGCGGAAGGCTCTGGGTTAGCTCCATTTGACTGTTGGATCTGTTTACGAGGAATTAAGACAATGGCCTTACGTGTTGAGAAGCAACAG GACAATGCGCAAAAAATTGCTGAGTTTCTTGCTTCCCATCCACGAGTGACACAAGTTAATTATGCAGGGCTTGCTGATCATCCTGGACGTGCCTTACATTATTCTCAG GAAGTGTGA
- the LOC117634989 gene encoding cystathionine beta-lyase, chloroplastic isoform X1 — translation MAASSSLSFRPLLSSLPTDLNDVGLSPANLVPSFGDSLVSFGLKKATTLRGKRLLLSGNKFKVNCSADREMDVSTSAVVDGVADCLNEIELKEPSISTILMNFENKFDPYNAMNTPLYQTATFKQPSATENGPYDYTRSGNPTRDALESLLAKLDKADRAFCFTSGMAALAAVAHLVGTGEEIVAGDDLYGGSDRLLSQVIPKTGVVVKRVNTSDLDEIASAIGPWTKLVWLESPTNPRQIISDIRKIAEMAHAHGAIVLVDNSIMSPVLSQPLDLGADIVMHSATKFIAGHSDVMAGVLVVKGDSLAKQLYFLQNAEGSGLAPFDCWICLRGIKTMALRVEKQQDNAQKIAEFLASHPRVTQVNYAGLADHPGRALHYSQAKGAGSVLSFLTGSLALSKHIVETTKYFSITVSFGSVKSLISLPCFMSHASIPSAVREARGLSEDLIRISVGIEDVNDLIADLDYALKTGPL, via the exons ATGGccgcttcttcttctctctcttttaggCCTCTCCTTAGCTCCCTCCCCACCGATCTCAACGACGTC GGTTTATCTCCTGCGAATTTAGTACCAAGCTTTGGGGATTCCCTCGTGAGTTTTGGGTTAAAAAAGGCAACAACGCTGAGGGGAAAGAGGTTGTTGTTGTCTGGAAATAAATTCAAAGTGAATTGTTCAGCTGACAGAGAGATGGATGTGAGCACTTCAGCTGTGGTTGATGGTGTTGCGGACTGCTTAAATG AAATTGAGCTGAAAGAGCCTAGTATTTCAACAATTCTGATGAATTTCGAGAACAAGTTTGATCCTTACAATGCAATGAATACGCCACTTTACCAAACAGCTACTTTTAAGCAG CCTTCAGCAACAGAAAATGGTCCTTATGATTATACCAGAAGTGGAAATCCCACACGGGATGCCTTGGAAAG CCTTTTGGCAAAACTTGATAAAGCAGATCGAGCATTTTGTTTCACTAGTGGAATGGCTGCTCTGGCTGCTGTTGCTCATCTTGTAGGGACAG GTGAGGAGATTGTTGCCGGAGACGACCTGTATGGTGGTTCAGATCGGTTACTGTCACAAGTAATTCCAAAGACTGGAGTTGTGGTGAA ACGAGTGAACACGAGTGATTTAGATGAAATTGCATCTGCTATTGGCCCCTGGACGAAGCTTGTGTGGCTGGAGAGTCCCACCAATCCTCGACAAATAATTTCTGATATTCGC AAAATAGCAGAGATGGCTCATGCACATGGTGCTATTGTGTTAGTGGATAACAGTATAATGTCCCCTGTATTGTCACAGCCACTGGATCTAGGAGCAG ATATTGTTATGCACTCAGCCACTAAGTTTATTGCTGGACATAGTGATGTCATGGCAGGTGTTTTAGTTGTTAAAGGGGATAG CTTGGCAAAACAGCTATATTTCTTACAAAATGCGGAAGGCTCTGGGTTAGCTCCATTTGACTGTTGGATCTGTTTACGAGGAATTAAGACAATGGCCTTACGTGTTGAGAAGCAACAG GACAATGCGCAAAAAATTGCTGAGTTTCTTGCTTCCCATCCACGAGTGACACAAGTTAATTATGCAGGGCTTGCTGATCATCCTGGACGTGCCTTACATTATTCTCAG GCAAAGGGTGCAGGATCTGTATTGAGTTTTCTGACAGGTTCACTGGCATTATCAAAGCATATTGTCGAGACTACCAAATACTTCAGTATAACTGTCAGTTTTG GAAGTGTGAAGTCTCTTATAAGCCTGCCCTGCTTCATGTCTCACGCAAGCATACCATCTGCAGTGCGCGAGGCCAGAGGTCTATCTGAAGATCTTATTCGTATTTCTGTGGGAATCGAGGATGTGAATGATCTGATTGCCGATTTGGACTATGCACTCAAAACCGGCCCTCTGTAG